In a single window of the Diachasmimorpha longicaudata isolate KC_UGA_2023 chromosome 16, iyDiaLong2, whole genome shotgun sequence genome:
- the LOC135170049 gene encoding hypoxia-inducible factor 1-alpha-like isoform X2, which produces MSVYTSKQRKLAISWDVQSTFGIPCTEAQWLTCPVTNCPVFDDTTRGQGWNWNLTPAYPNVRLDRSLEECQVYRGNYGGYCPLVNDDEDGQSFEDYLNNEKRKEKSRDAARCRRSRETDIFAELAAELPISQEQAQHLDKASVMRLAIAYLKARSVIDGLSEPLPKAEKISEMDMMCQEALDGFVLVLANNGDMVYLSENVSDYLGIPQMDMMGQSVFEYGHPCDHEEIRQCLSMTAEDVNEKRSCNFFLRLKCTLTSKGRKVNLKSASYKVIHCVGHPMISRQTVSDETEELDEGIREFSGCGSSGSGTEDSQDGSDKTNVKPSTGISLVVVGCPIPHPSNIEVPLGRHTFLSKHNLNMKFTYADDRLSEYLGWSSNELMGKSVFDFHHALDNSALNKSFKSLFSKGQCETVAYRFLSRTGGYAWVVTQATLIRCTKQNKPLSVVCVNHILSGIECKDEVYSVRQLEARSAAEKLEKFSKTEGEDILLSPPAPIEPEKIPVEVEPIIPVKRTRPQTVTASLFKDLDPEEGKGIPRINDIAGERREKRSPWLFQDKPVVDYDPSRHRALTRSQAATRTSLSAGQDNQLITGNCRPPPQTATASIFAPRTEEMNTGFLIFSEDQPGLTMLKDEPEDLTHLAPTPGDVCVPLEDTPFLSDMLDEFILGNDVYCPLLSPSLPAELPSGSELSDDSDKSPESLVESLETSIGDTDPFFYKDTSPSPDSIQKSNSGLLTPVLGGSPASQSLDSSLRSPGDDSTPLGSAISEDDMLMLSIDDVIADEELALRAPYIPMSDQDETLQLLISDDMVMWGPTQGTYKKVKWDAEDEISRRYADSSLAKLLKNSGEEVEKNVVNPVQVLGQTCRRGSSNKRHHGPNSPHNGNETKRIRSTQEPKERGPITASKIPNDLSPVLTGGGTTISELNSPMSAQQEDVDELRQQGNLLMEQLMGQQPSEAARQAIFEGRREELKDDDRGGGGGGSFNEKNVRQSNSVLMNLLVSGCDEIYLDVPRLLQDKRQPLMINTEASPIHDISRSYLTTYTMNAQSPSPKKLLEESISSAMMTSMSSTISPQMMEMSDYGYSIGDATPLSPGSELLRVLSEVV; this is translated from the exons ATGTCGGTTTATACATcaaaacaaagaaaattgGCGATTAGTTGG GATGTACAATCGACATTTGGTATTCCATGCACGGAGGCACAGTGGCTGACTTGTCCTGTCACCAATTGTCCCGTTTTTGATGATACCACAAGGGGACAGGGATGGAATTGGAATTTAACCCCAGCTTATCCAAATGTACGTCTAGACAGATCACTCGAGGAATGCCAGGTTTATCGGGGCAATTATGGCGGTTATTGTCCACTGGTTAATGATGATGAGGATGGACAGAGTTTCGAGGATTATTT AAACAATGAGAAACGCAAGGAGAAGTCTCGCGATGCAGCCAGATGCAGAAGGAGCAGGGAGACAGATATATTTGCTGAACTTGCTGCTGAACTACCAATTTCCCAGGAGCAAGCTCAACATCTGGACAAAGCCAGTGTTATGAGGCTGGCTATCGCTTATCTGAAGGCACGCAGTGTTATAGATGGCT TGTCGGAGCCACTACCGAAGgcagaaaaaatttctgagaTGGATATGATGTGCCAAGAGGCATTAGATGGATTCGTCCTGGTACTGGCTAACAACGGGGACATGGTTTATCTGTCTGAGAATGTCAGTGACTATCTGGGAATTCCTCAG ATGGATATGATGGGCCAGAGTGTCTTCGAGTACGGCCACCCTTGCGATCACGAGGAAATTCGTCAATGTCTGTCAATGACGGCTGAAGATGTCAATGAGAAGCGCAGCTGCAATTTCTTCCTGCGCCTGAAGTGCACTCTCACCAGCAAGGGACGCAAAGTCAACTTGAAGAGTGCGTCTTATAAG gtGATTCATTGCGTTGGACACCCGATGATATCTCGTCAGACAGTGTCTGATGAAACTGAGGAGTTGGATGAGGGAATTCGCGAATTTTCTGGCTGTGGTTCCTCTGGCTCTGGCACTGAGGACAGCCAGGATGGCTCTGACAAGACAAACGTTAAACCATCAACAGGAATCTCTCTGGTGGTCGTTGGATGCCCCATTCCTCATCCCAGCAATATCGAAGTGCCTCTGGGACGTCATACATTTCTATCCAAGCATAATCTCAACATGAAATTTACTTATGCTGATGACAG GCTCTCCGAATATCTGGGATGGAGCAGCAACGAATTGATGGGAAAATCTGTCTTTGACTTTCATCATGCACTCGATAACTCCGCCCTGAACAAGTCTTTCAAGTCTC TTTTCAGTAAGGGACAGTGTGAGACTGTGGCGTATCGTTTTCTCAGCAGAACTGGTGGCTACGCCTGGGTCGTCACCCAGGCCACTCTCATCCGCTGCACAAAGCAGAATAAACCGCTGTCGGTCGTTTGTGTCAATCATATCTTAAG cggaATCGAATGCAAAGATGAGGTGTACAGTGTGCGTCAGTTGGAAGCGCGCAGCGCTGCTGAGAAGctagaaaaattctcaaaaaccGAGGGGGAAGATATTCTCTTGTCCCCCCCAGCCCCCATAGAGccggaaaaaattccagtggagGTCGAGCCTATCATTCCTGTCAAACGCACGAGACCTCAGACTGTTACAGCTTCTCTATTCAAAGATCTAGATCCCGAGGAGGGGAAGGGTATCCCGAGGATCAACGATATTGCTGGCGAGCGCAGGGAAAAACGATCTCCTTGGCTGTTCCAG GACAAACCAGTGGTGGATTACGATCCCTCACGTCATCGCGCTCTCACTCGTTCACAAGCCGCCACCAGAACCTCGTTGTCAGCTGGTCAGGATAATCAGCTGATTACAGGAAATTGTCGACCACCACCGCAAACAGCGACAGCCAGTATTTTTGCTCCTCGTACCGAGGAGATGAACACGGGCTTCCTCATATTCAGTGAGGATCAGCCGGGCTTGACGA TGTTGAAAGATGAACCAGAGGATCTCACTCACTTGGCCCCAACCCCAGGTGACGTATGCGTACCCCTGGAAGACACTCCATTCCTCTCAGACATGCTGGACGAATTTATTCTCGGCAACGATGTTTACTGTCCCCTGCTGAGTCCATCCCTCCCCGCTGAGTTGCCAAGTGGTTCAGAGCTTTCCGATGATTCCGACAAGTCCCCAGAGAGCCTCGTGGAGTCCCTGGAGACATCGATAGGCGACACAgatccatttttttacaaagacACATCACCAAGTCCCGATTCCATTCAGAAATCAAATTCCGGACTTTTAACTCCTGTTTTGGGTGGTAGTCCCGCCTCACAGAGTCTAGATTCATCTCTGCGAAGTCCTGGAGATGACAGCACACCCCTGGGATCGGCAATATCAGAGGACGATATGTTGATGCTGAGTATCGACGATGTCATTGCCGATGAGGAGCTCGCATTGAGGGCTCCGTACATACCAATGTCCGATCAGGATGAGACACTTCAGTTGCTCATCAGCGATGATATGGTTATGTGGGGACCTACACAGGGCACATATAAGAAGGTCAAATG GGACGCTGAGGACGAGATATCCAGACGTTATGCAGACTCCAGTCTAGCTAAACTCTTGAAAAATTCGGGGGAGGAAGTGGAGAAGAACGTAGTGAATCCTGTCCAGGTGTTGGGACAGACGTGTAGAAGAG GATCATCGAATAAGCGTCACCACGGCCCCAACTCACCGCACAATGGTAATGAAACAAAGCGCATAAGATCGACACAAGAGCCAAAAGAACGTGGACCAATCACTGCCAGTAAAATTCCAAATGACTTATCCCCAGTTCTAACTGGTGGTGGCACCACAATAtcagaattaaattctccCATGAGTGCGCAGCAAGAGGATGTTGATGAGCTGAGGCAGCAGGGAAATCTTCTGATGGAACAGTTGATGGGACAGCAACCGTCTGAGGCAGCCAGACAAGCCATCTTCGAGGGAAGGAGAGAGGAGTTGAAGGATGATGATcgcggtggtggtggtggtgggagttttaatgagaaaaatgtcAGACAGTCTAACAGCGTTCTCATGAATCTACTTGTTTCTGGATGCGAT GAGATCTACCTTGACGTACCTCGTCTACTCCAGGATAAACGCCAGCCCCTGATGATAAACACAGAGGCCTCACCTATCCACGACATCTCCAGGAGTTATCTTACCACGTACACGATGAATGCGCAGTCGCCCAGTCCAAAGAAGCTCCTGGAGGAGAGCATATCATCAGCCATGATGACTTCGATGAGCTCCACGATCAGTCCTCAGATGATGGAGATGAGTGACTATGGTTATAGCATTGGGGATGCAACACCCTTGTCACCGGGATCGGAGCTACTCCGAGTCCTCAGCGAAGTGGTCTAG